From a region of the Neobacillus niacini genome:
- a CDS encoding GNAT family N-acetyltransferase, whose translation MEYKRITSIEDPNFKKLHDLMGEIFPPEEVLEYDLWKEPLEDPGIRVFVAVNVEEVVGATEYRYYPDWNIAMTDFTIISRPGLSLGRFLAQNRLKDLQKLAADNGKELFGMFAEIYDPYRVGHEFGGVKVMDPYVRREVLSHLGYKRIDLAYVHPSWENNGEAVKGLDFCFMPMDDELDSIPASLVADFLTTYYSILSNKPQEWLDMVADLRKKETISLLPL comes from the coding sequence ATGGAATATAAACGAATTACTAGTATTGAAGATCCAAACTTTAAAAAACTGCATGATTTAATGGGAGAAATATTTCCGCCGGAGGAAGTCTTAGAGTATGACTTATGGAAGGAGCCTTTGGAGGATCCAGGTATTCGCGTGTTTGTTGCTGTTAATGTCGAGGAGGTTGTAGGGGCAACCGAATATCGTTATTATCCAGATTGGAATATTGCGATGACAGATTTCACAATCATTAGCAGGCCTGGTCTTAGCCTAGGGAGATTCTTAGCACAGAACCGCTTAAAGGATTTACAAAAACTAGCTGCTGATAATGGAAAAGAGCTTTTCGGTATGTTTGCCGAAATTTATGATCCATATCGAGTAGGACACGAGTTTGGTGGCGTTAAGGTGATGGACCCTTATGTGCGTCGTGAGGTTCTTTCACATTTAGGTTATAAAAGAATTGATTTAGCGTATGTACATCCATCATGGGAAAATAATGGTGAGGCTGTAAAAGGACTCGATTTTTGCTTTATGCCAATGGACGATGAGCTAGACTCTATTCCTGCGTCCCTTGTGGCTGATTTTCTAACCACCTATTACTCCATTCTTTCAAATAAACCGCAAGAATGGCTGGATATGGTCGCGGACTTAAGAAAGAAAGAGACCATTTCATTATTGCCGCTTTAA
- the mutY gene encoding A/G-specific adenine glycosylase: MVNELKNIENISIKNFQEDLISWFKAEQRDLPWRKDQDPYKVWVSEIMLQQTRVDTVIPYFNRFIEWFPTIEDLANANEDKVLKAWEGLGYYSRVRNLHSAVKEVNTKYDGKVPDSPKEISNLKGVGPYTAGAILSIAYGIPEPAVDGNVMRVLSRILSIWEDIAKPSTRKVFEEAVRQVISHDEPSAFNQALMELGALICTPTSPSCLLCPVRDHCQGFHEGVETELPIKTKKNAQRNVDLAAIIVKDDNGKILIHKRPENGLLANLWELPNVELHQPIVMERAQIADLFRETFNMNIKLEKNIGQIEHIFSHLIWNIRLYIGTIGADFSENNEWKFITLDDIEQHAFPVSFHKMLKLYDGFKFGTENI; this comes from the coding sequence ATGGTAAATGAGTTGAAAAATATAGAAAATATCTCAATAAAAAATTTTCAGGAAGATTTAATTTCTTGGTTTAAAGCCGAACAACGGGACCTGCCATGGAGAAAAGACCAGGACCCTTATAAAGTATGGGTATCCGAAATCATGCTCCAGCAAACACGAGTGGATACGGTTATTCCTTATTTTAATCGATTTATTGAATGGTTTCCAACAATAGAAGACTTGGCAAACGCAAATGAAGATAAAGTTCTAAAAGCGTGGGAAGGACTAGGGTATTATTCCCGTGTAAGAAATTTACATTCTGCTGTAAAGGAAGTTAACACAAAATATGATGGTAAGGTACCCGATTCACCAAAAGAGATTTCAAACCTTAAAGGGGTTGGTCCCTATACTGCCGGCGCCATCTTAAGTATTGCCTATGGGATCCCTGAACCTGCGGTAGATGGTAACGTGATGAGGGTATTATCAAGAATCCTATCGATTTGGGAGGATATCGCGAAGCCATCAACTAGGAAGGTATTCGAAGAAGCTGTTAGGCAGGTTATCTCCCATGATGAGCCATCTGCCTTTAATCAGGCATTAATGGAACTTGGTGCATTAATCTGCACGCCTACATCCCCTTCTTGTCTACTCTGCCCTGTACGGGATCATTGCCAAGGATTTCATGAGGGAGTAGAGACAGAACTTCCCATCAAAACGAAAAAGAACGCACAAAGAAATGTGGACCTTGCTGCAATTATTGTGAAAGATGACAATGGAAAGATATTAATTCATAAACGTCCTGAAAATGGGCTGCTAGCGAATTTATGGGAACTTCCAAATGTTGAACTTCATCAACCAATTGTGATGGAACGTGCCCAAATTGCGGACCTATTCAGAGAAACATTTAATATGAATATTAAGTTAGAAAAGAATATTGGTCAAATAGAACACATTTTTTCCCACTTAATCTGGAATATCCGTCTATATATAGGTACAATAGGAGCAGATTTTTCGGAGAATAATGAATGGAAATTTATCACCTTAGATGATATAGAACAGCATGCCTTTCCAGTTTCTTTTCATAAAATGCTTAAACTCTATGATGGATTCAAATTTGGAACTGAAAATATATAG
- a CDS encoding YfhH family protein: protein MQQERRYSTMTEHELKQEIAQLLEKARKAEQMGMVSEYAVLERKAVMARAYLLDPANFKPGEIYELEGDPGEYFKIDYINGVFAWGYRLKGDGKEEALPISMLNGLK, encoded by the coding sequence ATGCAACAGGAGAGACGATATAGCACTATGACAGAGCACGAATTAAAACAGGAAATCGCCCAGCTGTTAGAAAAGGCAAGAAAAGCAGAGCAAATGGGGATGGTTAGTGAATATGCCGTGCTCGAGAGAAAGGCAGTTATGGCACGAGCGTATCTATTAGACCCTGCTAATTTCAAGCCAGGAGAAATTTATGAGCTTGAGGGTGACCCAGGGGAATATTTTAAAATAGACTATATAAATGGTGTATTTGCGTGGGGGTATCGCCTAAAAGGTGATGGAAAAGAAGAAGCCCTGCCCATTTCCATGTTAAACGGACTCAAATAA
- a CDS encoding carbon-nitrogen hydrolase family protein, with protein sequence MKLRVSVVQYHLHTIQSFEEFAAQCEHYIKTAEEFGAEFVLFPEFFTTQLLSIGDGQGKSLTINDLPGFTDQYRELFTNFAKQTNMHIIAGTHVIEKGGKLYNTAHLFYPDGRIGEQAKLHITPTEVNEWNMEKGDSFQIFETEKGKIALLTCYDIEFPEIVRMAKAKGADVIFCPSCTDDRHGFHRVRYTSHARAVENQVYVVLTGTVGALPTVDFMRANFGQAVIITPNDIPFPPKGILVQGEVNNDTVVTADLDLELLYEVRERGSVTTWRDRRTDLYPDWEK encoded by the coding sequence ATGAAATTACGTGTCTCAGTTGTACAGTATCATTTACATACAATTCAGTCCTTTGAAGAATTTGCCGCACAATGCGAGCATTATATAAAAACGGCGGAGGAATTTGGAGCCGAGTTTGTTCTTTTCCCTGAATTCTTCACCACACAGCTATTATCAATTGGAGATGGGCAAGGGAAGAGTCTGACAATCAACGACCTACCTGGATTCACAGACCAATACCGAGAATTATTCACGAATTTTGCCAAACAAACCAACATGCACATCATTGCCGGTACACATGTTATAGAAAAGGGCGGCAAGCTTTATAATACGGCTCATTTATTTTATCCTGACGGAAGAATTGGCGAGCAGGCCAAGCTTCATATTACCCCTACGGAAGTAAACGAATGGAACATGGAGAAAGGTGACAGCTTTCAAATCTTTGAAACAGAAAAAGGGAAAATTGCCCTGCTCACCTGCTATGACATTGAGTTCCCTGAAATTGTCCGCATGGCAAAAGCAAAAGGTGCCGACGTGATCTTTTGTCCTTCTTGTACCGATGACCGCCACGGCTTCCACCGTGTACGCTATACAAGTCATGCACGTGCTGTTGAAAATCAGGTATATGTGGTTTTAACCGGAACAGTCGGTGCCTTGCCAACCGTTGATTTCATGCGTGCTAATTTCGGGCAAGCGGTTATTATTACACCAAATGATATCCCGTTCCCGCCAAAAGGTATTCTCGTGCAAGGGGAAGTGAACAACGATACGGTTGTCACAGCTGACCTTGATCTGGAGTTATTATATGAAGTAAGAGAGCGAGGATCCGTTACTACGTGGCGTGACCGGAGAACAGATTTATATCCGGATTGGGAAAAATAA
- a CDS encoding metal-dependent hydrolase: protein MDTGTHVVMGVALGGLATLDPVVASNSATATSVLIATIAGSQIPDIDTVLKLRNNAIYIRNHRGLTHSIPAVLLWPLILLAVIFPFFPGANLLHLWGWTFAAVFIHVFVDIFNAYGTQALRPFTSKWVALGVINTFDPIIFGIHVAAIVIWVIGADPGYTFLWMFVILIGYYLLRFYAQAKVRSAVRKLIPDATDIITSPTMKFNFWRIAAMNEKEFFVGRAMGTNIVIYDRFKRVPVPKTPVLEAAKKDSNLAAFLSFSPVYRWELDEFDDHYEVRFIDLRYRSNGHYPFVAVVQLDLELNPISSYTGWVFSEKKLRKKLSIIPS, encoded by the coding sequence TTGGATACTGGAACTCATGTTGTAATGGGAGTTGCCCTTGGCGGTCTTGCTACTCTTGACCCAGTGGTAGCTAGTAACTCTGCAACCGCGACAAGTGTATTAATTGCTACCATCGCTGGATCACAAATACCTGATATTGATACCGTTTTAAAGTTAAGAAATAATGCGATTTATATTCGTAACCATCGGGGTCTCACTCATTCGATACCAGCTGTACTCTTATGGCCACTTATACTATTAGCTGTGATATTCCCCTTTTTTCCAGGGGCCAATCTTCTCCACCTATGGGGCTGGACATTTGCAGCAGTTTTCATCCATGTTTTTGTTGATATATTTAATGCTTATGGGACACAAGCGCTCCGTCCTTTTACCTCTAAATGGGTAGCACTTGGTGTCATTAATACCTTTGACCCGATCATTTTTGGAATTCACGTGGCAGCCATCGTAATTTGGGTTATCGGCGCAGATCCTGGTTATACCTTTTTGTGGATGTTCGTTATTTTAATTGGATACTATTTGCTTCGATTTTACGCCCAAGCGAAAGTACGATCAGCCGTTAGAAAATTAATACCTGATGCCACAGATATCATTACTTCACCTACCATGAAGTTTAACTTCTGGAGAATCGCTGCTATGAATGAAAAGGAGTTCTTTGTTGGCAGAGCAATGGGAACAAATATTGTGATATACGATCGGTTTAAGCGTGTACCTGTTCCTAAAACTCCGGTCCTTGAAGCAGCAAAAAAAGATAGTAATTTGGCTGCCTTTCTATCCTTTTCCCCTGTGTATCGTTGGGAATTAGATGAGTTTGATGACCATTACGAAGTACGATTTATTGATTTAAGGTACCGCAGCAATGGGCATTATCCATTCGTTGCAGTGGTCCAGTTGGATCTGGAGTTAAACCCAATAAGTTCTTATACGGGCTGGGTTTTCAGTGAAAAGAAACTGCGGAAAAAGCTTAGTATTATTCCAAGTTAA
- a CDS encoding YfhD family protein encodes MGRAQGHKTRDKNKASLPQVPKNMKSDGYDVEYSAEFADHADLEAMARANAANQRVKRRKNK; translated from the coding sequence ATGGGTCGTGCGCAGGGACATAAAACTCGTGATAAAAACAAAGCATCACTTCCACAGGTTCCTAAAAACATGAAATCAGATGGTTATGATGTGGAATATTCCGCTGAATTTGCTGATCATGCAGACCTTGAAGCAATGGCACGAGCAAATGCAGCCAACCAGCGCGTGAAGCGTAGAAAAAACAAATAA
- the argH gene encoding argininosuccinate lyase has translation MSKLWGGRFTKETNKLVEEFTASISFDQKLAKEDIAGSMAHVQMLGECGIIPLEDAEKIKAGLLEIKKMVDNNEVEFLVADEDIHMNIEKLLIEKIGPVGGKLHTGRSRNDQVATDMHLYLRTKTTELIKLLEDVQGSLLVQAKENVNTLIPGYTHLQRAQPVSFAHHLMAYFWMFERDKERLIDSLKRVNWLPLGSGALAGTTFPINRERVAEILGFETVYPNSMDAVSDRDFILEFLSIGSIIMTHISRLSEELVIWSSQEFQFVELDDSFCTGSSIMPQKKNPDVPELLRGKTGRTFGNLIGLLTVLKGLPLAYNKDLQEDKEGMFDTVETLEGSLMLLAPMIETMTVNKDIMRKAINNDFSNATDIADYLVRKGLPFREAHEVIGKIVLYAIQNQKFLLDLSFEEYQEFNSLFEEDIYEVLSPEHVVAVRNSFGGTSPEQVIKQIELGEGKLGK, from the coding sequence ATGTCCAAATTATGGGGCGGACGTTTTACGAAAGAAACCAATAAGTTAGTGGAAGAATTTACGGCTTCCATTTCCTTTGATCAAAAGCTTGCCAAAGAGGATATTGCCGGCAGCATGGCACATGTTCAGATGTTAGGTGAATGCGGCATTATTCCGCTTGAGGACGCGGAAAAAATAAAAGCTGGCCTGCTAGAAATCAAAAAGATGGTTGACAATAACGAAGTTGAGTTTTTAGTGGCAGATGAAGATATCCATATGAATATTGAAAAATTATTGATAGAAAAAATCGGTCCTGTTGGCGGTAAGCTTCATACTGGCCGTAGTCGAAATGACCAAGTTGCAACAGATATGCATCTTTACTTACGAACAAAGACCACGGAATTGATTAAACTGCTTGAGGATGTTCAAGGTTCACTGCTTGTTCAGGCAAAAGAGAATGTTAACACGTTAATTCCAGGCTATACTCATCTCCAGCGTGCTCAGCCGGTCTCATTTGCTCATCATTTGATGGCGTACTTCTGGATGTTTGAACGTGATAAAGAGAGACTGATTGATAGCTTAAAGCGTGTCAATTGGTTGCCACTTGGTTCTGGTGCATTGGCAGGGACTACATTCCCTATTAATCGTGAACGTGTGGCAGAGATACTTGGGTTTGAAACGGTTTATCCGAACAGCATGGATGCCGTGAGTGACAGGGATTTTATATTAGAATTCCTTTCAATTGGTTCCATTATTATGACTCATATTTCAAGATTATCTGAAGAGCTTGTGATTTGGTCAAGCCAAGAGTTTCAATTTGTAGAACTCGATGACTCTTTTTGTACAGGGTCCAGCATTATGCCGCAAAAGAAGAACCCAGATGTTCCTGAGCTGTTAAGAGGAAAAACGGGTCGTACTTTTGGTAATTTGATTGGTTTACTGACAGTTCTAAAGGGATTACCATTAGCTTACAATAAGGATTTACAAGAAGATAAAGAGGGAATGTTCGATACTGTTGAGACATTGGAAGGCTCACTAATGTTACTAGCGCCAATGATTGAAACAATGACGGTTAATAAAGATATTATGAGAAAAGCGATTAATAATGATTTTTCTAACGCTACCGATATTGCCGACTACTTGGTAAGAAAAGGCCTGCCTTTTAGAGAAGCACATGAAGTCATTGGAAAGATTGTTTTATATGCGATTCAAAACCAAAAATTCTTACTTGATTTAAGCTTTGAAGAATACCAAGAGTTCAATTCCTTATTTGAAGAGGATATTTATGAGGTCCTATCACCAGAGCATGTTGTGGCCGTTCGAAATAGCTTCGGTGGGACATCTCCTGAACAGGTGATTAAACAAATCGAGCTTGGCGAAGGAAAACTAGGTAAATAA
- the argF gene encoding ornithine carbamoyltransferase, translating into MSNVINWNAKGVSQQPQLKGKDFLSLSDFHTDEILYLLEEAKELKSLQKQGKPHPYLSGKVLGMIFEKSSTRTRVSFEVGMLQLGGHAIFLSSKDIQLGRGESISDTAKVLSRYIDCMMIRTFSHDSVKELAEHATVPVINGLTDLHHPTQVMADLLTIQEHKGKLAGLKMCYLGDGNNNMAHSLMEGAAKVGMHISIASPPGYLPDGLITERAIEAGKLTGSKITITHNPKEAIKDADIVVTDVWTSMGQEAETEKRLKDLADYQVNAELCQNAKKDYIFLHCLPAHRGEEVTAEIIDGPHSVVFDEAENRLHAQKAILKLLLE; encoded by the coding sequence ATGTCAAATGTGATTAACTGGAACGCAAAGGGTGTGTCACAACAGCCACAATTAAAAGGCAAGGATTTCTTATCCTTGTCCGATTTTCATACAGATGAGATTCTTTACCTTTTAGAGGAAGCAAAGGAACTGAAAAGCCTTCAAAAACAAGGAAAACCACATCCTTATTTGAGCGGAAAGGTTCTAGGGATGATATTTGAAAAATCTTCAACTCGTACTAGAGTTTCCTTTGAGGTAGGGATGCTCCAATTAGGAGGGCATGCGATCTTCCTAAGTTCGAAGGATATTCAGCTGGGTAGAGGAGAAAGTATTTCAGATACAGCAAAAGTTTTATCTCGTTATATCGATTGCATGATGATTAGGACGTTTTCACACGACTCTGTTAAGGAACTGGCAGAGCATGCGACCGTTCCGGTAATTAACGGTCTAACTGATTTGCATCATCCAACTCAAGTGATGGCGGACCTATTAACGATTCAAGAACACAAAGGGAAATTAGCCGGATTAAAGATGTGCTATTTAGGAGACGGAAACAATAATATGGCTCATTCATTAATGGAAGGTGCAGCAAAGGTTGGAATGCATATCAGCATTGCAAGCCCCCCTGGATATTTACCTGATGGTCTAATAACTGAGAGGGCGATTGAGGCCGGCAAATTAACTGGAAGCAAAATTACAATTACACATAATCCAAAAGAAGCTATCAAGGATGCCGATATTGTCGTCACAGATGTTTGGACTAGTATGGGTCAAGAGGCAGAAACGGAAAAAAGATTAAAAGATTTAGCAGACTATCAAGTAAATGCTGAATTATGTCAAAATGCGAAAAAGGATTATATCTTTTTACACTGTTTACCAGCACACCGTGGAGAAGAGGTTACGGCAGAAATTATTGATGGTCCACATTCGGTAGTGTTTGATGAAGCAGAGAATAGACTTCATGCTCAAAAAGCAATTTTAAAACTTTTGCTAGAATAG
- the recX gene encoding recombination regulator RecX: MAVITKITTQQKNKDRFNIFMDSGKGEEYAFSVDSDVLVRFHLKKGLEIDEFSIQEIQYQDDIRKAYNLAVNYLARRMRSEKEIKDYLTQKEVEEPIINEVRHKLASQKYINDEEYAFSFVRTQMNTTDKGPDVITMELKERGINEAIIKQAIAEYPKENQVENAIKISEKLIKKSSKDSERIVKLKAEQLLLRKGYPFDVIHIALNEAETEKEQDEEMEAIRFQGEKAHRKYSKYSGFEYEQKMKQALFRKGFSMELIEDYLGEVEKS, encoded by the coding sequence ATGGCTGTTATTACAAAAATCACCACGCAGCAGAAAAATAAAGATCGCTTTAATATTTTTATGGATTCTGGAAAAGGCGAAGAATATGCTTTTAGTGTCGACAGTGATGTTCTCGTAAGGTTTCATTTAAAAAAGGGGTTAGAAATCGATGAGTTTTCCATCCAGGAGATACAGTATCAAGATGACATCCGGAAGGCATATAATTTAGCGGTTAATTATTTGGCCAGACGAATGAGATCTGAAAAAGAAATAAAGGATTATCTAACACAAAAGGAAGTTGAAGAACCGATCATTAATGAAGTTCGACATAAATTGGCTTCTCAAAAATATATTAATGATGAAGAATATGCATTTTCCTTTGTACGAACTCAAATGAATACGACAGATAAAGGCCCAGACGTAATCACTATGGAGTTAAAAGAAAGAGGAATTAACGAGGCTATTATTAAACAGGCAATTGCCGAGTACCCTAAAGAGAATCAAGTTGAAAACGCCATTAAGATATCCGAAAAGTTAATCAAAAAAAGTTCAAAGGATTCGGAGCGGATTGTTAAGCTAAAAGCGGAACAGTTGCTGTTAAGGAAGGGCTATCCTTTTGATGTCATTCATATAGCACTAAATGAAGCGGAAACGGAAAAGGAACAAGATGAGGAAATGGAAGCCATTAGATTTCAGGGCGAAAAGGCTCATCGAAAATATAGTAAATATAGTGGTTTTGAATATGAACAAAAGATGAAACAAGCTTTATTTCGTAAAGGATTTTCAATGGAATTAATTGAAGATTATCTAGGAGAAGTCGAAAAATCATGA
- a CDS encoding SDR family NAD(P)-dependent oxidoreductase, whose product MKTIIVTGAGSGLGKELSLLFSQQGYDVLLTGRSAEKLSAVKAEIEHAGGTAEYVELNVQDESNIFKKMEEFSKSYKIFGLVNNAGVGHFGPFSKITQQEISEMLDTNVLGTILMTKAVLPFLQELGEGLLINIISTAGLRGKVNEAVYAASKFAVRGFTESLQKEYENSPINIKAVYMAAWILPFG is encoded by the coding sequence TTGAAAACGATTATTGTTACCGGCGCTGGTTCTGGATTGGGGAAGGAATTATCCTTATTATTTTCGCAGCAAGGCTATGATGTCTTATTAACAGGAAGATCTGCTGAAAAGCTGTCAGCAGTTAAAGCTGAAATAGAACATGCTGGAGGTACAGCTGAATACGTCGAACTTAATGTTCAAGACGAATCTAATATTTTTAAAAAAATGGAAGAATTCAGCAAAAGTTACAAAATCTTTGGTTTAGTCAATAACGCTGGTGTGGGACATTTTGGCCCTTTTAGTAAAATAACACAACAAGAAATAAGTGAAATGCTCGACACAAATGTCCTTGGTACCATTTTAATGACAAAAGCTGTATTACCTTTCCTTCAAGAATTGGGTGAAGGTCTGCTGATAAATATCATTTCAACTGCGGGATTAAGAGGGAAAGTCAATGAAGCAGTTTACGCTGCAAGTAAATTTGCTGTCAGAGGCTTTACTGAGAGTCTGCAAAAGGAATATGAGAATAGCCCGATTAATATTAAAGCCGTATATATGGCGGCATGGATACTCCCTTTTGGGTAG
- a CDS encoding small, acid-soluble spore protein K — MRNKETNFPNQNNNKLEGEPRAKAEYASRRADGTINTHPQERMRASGQREKDTPEFL; from the coding sequence ATGAGAAATAAAGAAACCAATTTCCCTAACCAAAACAACAACAAGTTAGAGGGAGAGCCAAGAGCAAAAGCAGAATATGCTTCTAGAAGAGCCGATGGCACGATCAATACACACCCGCAAGAGCGGATGCGTGCTTCTGGTCAGCGTGAAAAGGATACACCTGAGTTTTTGTAA
- a CDS encoding argininosuccinate synthase codes for MAKEKIVLAYSGGLDTSVSVKWIQEKYGYDVIALGLDVGEGKDLEAIKQKALNVGAVKAYMIDAKELLAKEYILPALKANCLYEGKYPLSSALSRPLISKLLVEVAEKEGATAVAHGCTGKGNDQVRFEVSIQALNPSLKVVAPVREWGMTRDEEIEYAQANGIPIPVNLDNPFSIDANIWGRACEAGVLEDPWAEAPEAAFDWTAPIELTPDQAEYIEIEFEQGVPVALNGEKLPLVQLIETLNELGGKHGVGRIDHIENRLVGIKSREVYENPAALILINAHKELEFLTLTREVTQFKTQVEQQMTKIIYEGLWYSPIKPALDAFIDETQKVVTGTIRVKLHKGNHTVVGRKSPNSLYNEELATYSKGDAFDHNAAVGFIKIWGLPTKVNAEVNNKEKIMK; via the coding sequence ATGGCTAAGGAAAAAATTGTTTTAGCGTATTCAGGAGGATTAGATACTTCCGTTTCAGTGAAATGGATTCAGGAGAAATATGGTTATGATGTTATTGCATTAGGTCTAGATGTTGGTGAGGGTAAGGATCTAGAGGCAATTAAACAAAAGGCATTGAATGTAGGTGCTGTCAAAGCTTACATGATTGATGCGAAAGAATTGTTAGCAAAAGAATATATTTTACCAGCTTTAAAGGCTAATTGTTTATATGAAGGGAAATACCCGCTATCATCTGCACTTTCACGTCCGTTAATTTCAAAATTATTAGTAGAAGTAGCGGAAAAAGAAGGAGCTACAGCTGTAGCACATGGCTGTACTGGTAAAGGAAATGACCAGGTTCGTTTCGAAGTCTCCATTCAAGCATTAAACCCAAGCTTAAAGGTTGTGGCTCCTGTTCGTGAATGGGGCATGACTCGTGACGAAGAAATTGAGTATGCACAGGCCAATGGTATTCCAATCCCAGTAAATTTAGACAATCCATTCTCGATTGATGCGAATATCTGGGGACGTGCTTGTGAGGCTGGTGTTCTTGAGGATCCTTGGGCAGAAGCACCGGAAGCTGCATTTGATTGGACTGCACCAATTGAATTAACACCAGATCAAGCTGAATATATTGAAATTGAATTCGAGCAAGGTGTTCCTGTTGCATTGAATGGTGAGAAGCTGCCATTGGTGCAATTAATCGAAACTTTGAACGAGCTTGGCGGCAAACATGGGGTTGGTCGTATTGATCATATTGAAAATCGTCTTGTTGGAATTAAATCCAGAGAAGTTTATGAAAATCCAGCTGCGTTAATATTAATTAATGCTCACAAAGAATTAGAATTCTTAACCCTAACACGTGAAGTAACACAGTTCAAAACCCAAGTAGAGCAGCAAATGACAAAAATCATCTACGAAGGACTTTGGTACTCACCAATTAAGCCAGCTCTTGATGCCTTTATTGATGAAACGCAAAAGGTAGTTACTGGGACGATTCGAGTGAAACTCCATAAAGGAAACCATACAGTTGTAGGTCGTAAGTCGCCAAACAGTCTTTATAATGAAGAATTGGCAACTTATTCAAAAGGGGACGCTTTCGACCATAATGCGGCTGTGGGATTCATCAAAATTTGGGGACTGCCTACAAAGGTAAATGCTGAAGTAAATAATAAAGAAAAGATAATGAAATAA
- a CDS encoding GNAT family N-acetyltransferase yields MALYRSEFYVFDQDKPVPVTIRNYTQDDFDELIQIQSECFPPPFPSDLWWNKEQLSNHVMRFKEGAICIEVDGILAGSLTGLCVDFDPNNMEHTWEEITDHGYIKNHNPSGNTLYIVDISVRPKFRKLGLGKLMMQAMYHVVIQKKLVRLLGGGRMPGYHKVADTMTPEQYINKLLKGDLKDPVITFLLRCGRIPIGIVENYLDDEESYNYAALMEWKNPFNSIQGEC; encoded by the coding sequence ATGGCCTTGTATCGGAGTGAATTCTACGTATTTGACCAAGATAAGCCAGTTCCTGTGACTATTCGCAATTACACTCAAGACGATTTTGACGAACTTATTCAAATACAGTCTGAATGCTTTCCACCTCCATTTCCTTCAGACCTATGGTGGAATAAAGAACAATTATCGAACCATGTGATGAGATTTAAAGAGGGAGCTATATGTATTGAAGTCGATGGAATATTAGCGGGCTCCCTTACAGGGCTTTGTGTCGATTTTGATCCTAACAATATGGAGCATACTTGGGAAGAAATCACGGATCATGGATACATTAAAAATCATAATCCTAGTGGTAATACACTCTATATTGTAGATATTAGTGTTCGTCCAAAGTTTCGAAAACTTGGTCTTGGTAAACTGATGATGCAAGCTATGTATCATGTGGTGATCCAGAAAAAACTAGTGCGATTGCTTGGTGGTGGCAGAATGCCGGGTTATCATAAAGTAGCTGACACCATGACACCGGAGCAGTATATAAATAAGCTACTAAAAGGGGATTTAAAGGACCCTGTTATTACTTTTTTGCTTCGCTGCGGTCGGATTCCGATTGGCATTGTAGAAAATTATCTGGACGATGAAGAATCATATAATTATGCTGCATTAATGGAATGGAAAAATCCATTTAATTCAATACAGGGAGAGTGTTAA
- a CDS encoding YfhJ family protein, which translates to MNGYHERLAKLLLEKNEMLSYHQARTWVELMWEDFETTAAKAGRDYLGSEMTERIVRQWIENYGDRLHDFVAKNPKYKDFLIQDKNTMN; encoded by the coding sequence ATGAACGGTTATCATGAAAGATTAGCAAAACTTTTGTTAGAAAAAAATGAGATGCTTTCCTATCATCAAGCTAGGACATGGGTTGAATTAATGTGGGAAGATTTCGAAACCACCGCTGCAAAAGCGGGAAGGGATTATCTCGGCAGCGAAATGACGGAAAGAATTGTTAGACAATGGATCGAAAATTATGGCGACCGACTCCATGATTTTGTCGCGAAAAATCCTAAATATAAAGACTTCCTCATCCAAGATAAAAATACAATGAATTAA
- a CDS encoding YfhE family protein: MAGKKKKDMGRGKYSLTSTQEVLYQRDFKLADRAGGFNDSKTKL, encoded by the coding sequence ATGGCAGGAAAAAAGAAAAAGGATATGGGCAGAGGGAAATACAGCTTAACAAGTACACAAGAGGTACTGTATCAGCGTGACTTTAAATTAGCAGACCGTGCTGGCGGCTTTAACGACAGCAAGACAAAACTTTAA